A region of Pseudomonas putida DNA encodes the following proteins:
- a CDS encoding DUF3509 domain-containing protein translates to MDLIQEKFVSVFSAYQVATQPRPDGGVLLTLRAADGKVTRRVLTYGQLHSAEQLSWAISAIRRDLAEQASELPVISMLQSQQRFALPTYR, encoded by the coding sequence ATGGACCTCATCCAGGAAAAGTTCGTCTCGGTGTTTTCGGCCTACCAGGTCGCCACCCAGCCCCGCCCCGATGGTGGTGTCTTGCTGACCCTGCGCGCCGCTGATGGCAAGGTTACCCGTCGCGTCTTGACCTACGGCCAACTGCACAGCGCCGAGCAGCTGTCCTGGGCGATCAGCGCCATTCGCCGTGACCTGGCCGAACAGGCCAGCGAGTTGCCGGTGATTTCGATGCTGCAGAGCCAGCAGCGGTTTGCTTTGCCGACCTATCGCTGA
- a CDS encoding MFS transporter: protein MPPIPYWRLSSFYLFYFALLGSTAPFLALYFDHLGFSPARIGELVAIPMLMRCIAPNLWGWLGDRTGQRLLIVRLGALSTLASFALIFFGKSYAWLALVMALHAFFWHAVLPQFEVITLAHLHGQTARYSQVRLWGSIGFILTVVGLGRLFEWLSLDIYPVALVTIMAGIVLASLWVPNAQPVEQGERSAAGGFVQQLRAPGVIAFYVCVALMQLSHGPYYTFLTLHLEHLGYSRGAIGLLWALGVVAEVLVFMAMSRIFARFSVQRVLLASFLLAALRWLLLGNLADDPAVLVLAQVLHAATFGCFHAACIAFVQASFGARQQGQGQALYAALSGTGGALGALYSGYSWKLLGPAFTFGMASAAALAAAVIIALCSQSTRTRH, encoded by the coding sequence ATGCCCCCAATTCCCTACTGGCGCCTGTCCAGCTTCTACCTCTTCTACTTCGCCCTGCTAGGCTCTACGGCCCCCTTCCTGGCGCTGTACTTCGACCACCTGGGTTTCTCCCCGGCGCGCATCGGCGAGCTGGTGGCCATCCCCATGCTGATGCGCTGCATCGCCCCGAACCTGTGGGGCTGGTTGGGCGACCGTACCGGCCAACGCCTGCTGATCGTGCGCCTGGGTGCGCTGTCGACCCTGGCCAGCTTCGCCCTGATCTTCTTCGGCAAGAGCTACGCCTGGCTGGCGCTAGTGATGGCCCTGCACGCGTTCTTCTGGCACGCGGTGCTGCCGCAGTTCGAGGTCATCACCCTGGCGCATCTGCACGGGCAAACGGCCCGTTACAGCCAGGTACGTCTGTGGGGGTCGATCGGTTTCATCCTCACGGTGGTGGGCTTGGGGCGGCTGTTCGAATGGCTTAGCCTGGACATCTACCCGGTTGCCCTGGTGACGATCATGGCGGGCATCGTTCTCGCCAGCCTGTGGGTGCCCAATGCCCAGCCGGTGGAGCAGGGCGAGCGCAGCGCTGCAGGCGGCTTTGTGCAGCAGCTGCGGGCACCTGGGGTGATCGCGTTCTATGTGTGCGTGGCCTTGATGCAGCTCAGCCACGGGCCGTATTACACCTTCCTCACCCTGCACCTGGAACACCTGGGCTACAGCCGCGGCGCCATCGGCCTTTTGTGGGCGTTGGGGGTGGTGGCCGAGGTGCTGGTGTTCATGGCCATGAGCCGGATCTTCGCGCGGTTTAGCGTGCAGCGGGTGTTGCTGGCCAGCTTCCTGCTGGCGGCATTGCGTTGGCTGTTGCTTGGCAACCTGGCTGATGACCCAGCGGTGCTGGTGCTGGCCCAGGTGCTGCACGCGGCCACCTTCGGCTGCTTCCATGCCGCCTGCATCGCGTTTGTCCAGGCCAGCTTCGGTGCTCGTCAGCAAGGCCAGGGCCAGGCGTTGTACGCGGCGTTGTCGGGCACCGGCGGTGCGCTCGGCGCCTTGTACTCGGGTTACAGCTGGAAACTGCTGGGCCCGGCCTTCACCTTTGGTATGGCCAGCGCCGCAGCCTTGGCCGCAGCCGTTATCATTGCCCTTTGTTCGCAATCGACCAGGACCCGCCACTGA
- a CDS encoding ankyrin repeat domain-containing protein, with product MSTQPAPAAMTDDETAAFAEQVFERARQGDAQMLGRLLASGLPANLRNHKGDTLLMLASYHGHHDAVRVLLEHGADPLIANDNGQLPIAGAAFKGDLAMIRLLLEHGVPVDAAAQDGRTALMLAAMFNRREILDYLLAQGADPAQQDARGATALMAAQTMGAADAVARLQALVG from the coding sequence ATGTCTACCCAACCAGCGCCCGCTGCCATGACCGATGACGAAACCGCTGCCTTCGCCGAGCAGGTCTTCGAACGCGCCCGCCAAGGCGATGCCCAGATGCTCGGGCGTCTGCTTGCCAGTGGCCTGCCGGCCAACCTGCGCAACCACAAGGGCGATACCCTGCTGATGCTGGCCAGCTATCACGGCCACCATGATGCCGTTCGCGTGCTACTGGAGCACGGCGCCGACCCGTTGATCGCCAATGACAACGGCCAGTTGCCGATCGCCGGCGCTGCGTTCAAAGGCGACCTGGCGATGATCCGCCTGCTGCTGGAGCATGGCGTGCCAGTGGATGCCGCCGCGCAGGACGGGCGTACCGCGCTGATGTTGGCGGCCATGTTCAACCGCCGCGAGATCCTCGACTACCTGCTGGCCCAAGGCGCCGACCCGGCCCAGCAGGATGCCCGTGGCGCCACCGCTCTGATGGCCGCGCAGACCATGGGCGCGGCAGACGCCGTGGCGCGTTTGCAGGCGCTGGTCGGCTAA
- a CDS encoding PLD nuclease N-terminal domain-containing protein has protein sequence MGSTFNSLVGLIILALDIWAILNVIKSGREVGVKVLWILLIALLPVIGLVIWAIAGPRGNIRI, from the coding sequence ATGGGGTCCACATTCAATAGCCTGGTTGGCCTGATCATTCTGGCGCTGGATATCTGGGCGATCCTCAATGTGATCAAGAGCGGCCGCGAAGTGGGGGTCAAGGTGCTGTGGATTCTGCTGATCGCGTTGCTGCCGGTGATCGGGCTGGTGATCTGGGCGATTGCCGGGCCCAGGGGCAATATCCGTATCTGA
- a CDS encoding ZIP family metal transporter, which translates to MPPAHTDTATPPSLRNAWRQQVVSTPWLSAGLGLSLLAVVVLLAASLWNAVNGDHADNLHLALLGGLSGFGATALGAVLAVVLRDVNARTQDVMLGFAAGMMLAASSFSLILPGLDAAREITGNGPAAAFTVVLGMGLGVLLMLGLDRFTPHEHESTGPCGPEAERINRVWLFVLAITLHNLPEGMAIGVSFANGDMNIGLPLTSAIAIQDIPEGLAVALALRATGLSNMKAALVAVGSGLMEPLGAVIGLGISTGFALAYPVSMGLAAGAMIFVVSHEVIPETHRNGHQTAATLGLMGGFGVMMFLDTALG; encoded by the coding sequence ATGCCCCCAGCCCATACCGACACGGCCACTCCACCCTCGCTGCGCAACGCCTGGCGCCAACAGGTGGTCAGTACCCCCTGGCTTAGCGCCGGCCTGGGGCTGAGCTTACTGGCGGTCGTCGTGCTGCTGGCGGCGAGCCTGTGGAACGCGGTCAACGGCGACCATGCCGACAACCTGCACCTGGCGTTGCTTGGCGGGTTGTCCGGCTTCGGCGCTACCGCCCTGGGGGCGGTATTGGCCGTGGTGCTGCGTGATGTGAACGCGCGCACCCAGGATGTGATGCTTGGCTTTGCCGCAGGCATGATGCTCGCGGCCAGTTCGTTTTCGCTGATTCTGCCGGGCCTGGATGCTGCCCGTGAGATCACCGGCAACGGCCCGGCAGCAGCCTTCACCGTGGTCCTGGGCATGGGCCTGGGCGTGCTGCTGATGCTGGGCCTGGACCGCTTCACCCCGCACGAGCATGAAAGCACCGGCCCCTGCGGCCCGGAGGCAGAACGCATCAACCGGGTATGGCTGTTCGTGCTGGCGATTACCCTGCACAACCTGCCCGAAGGCATGGCGATTGGCGTGAGCTTCGCCAACGGCGACATGAACATCGGCCTGCCGCTGACCAGCGCAATCGCCATCCAGGACATTCCTGAAGGCCTGGCCGTGGCCTTGGCGTTGCGCGCCACAGGGCTTTCGAACATGAAGGCGGCGTTGGTGGCGGTGGGTTCAGGCTTGATGGAACCGCTTGGCGCGGTGATCGGCCTGGGCATCTCCACTGGCTTTGCCCTGGCCTACCCGGTGAGCATGGGGTTGGCGGCGGGGGCGATGATCTTCGTGGTGTCCCACGAGGTGATTCCCGAAACCCATCGCAATGGCCACCAGACGGCGGCGACCCTGGGCTTGATGGGTGGGTTCGGGGTGATGATGTTTCTGGATACGGCGCTGGGCTGA
- the aroC gene encoding chorismate synthase: MSGNTYGKLFTVTTAGESHGPALVAIVDGCPPGLEISLADLQHDLDRRKPGTSRHTTQRQEPDEVEILSGVFEGRTTGCSIGLLIRNTDQKSKDYSAIKDLFRPAHADYTYHHKYGVRDYRGGGRSSARETAMRVAAGAIAKKYLATQGITVRGYMSQLGPIEIPFKTWASVEQNAFFSPDPDKVPELEAYMDQLRRDQDSVGAKITVVAEGVMPGLGEPIFDRLDAELAHALMSINAVKGVEIGAGFASVAQRGTEHRDELTPEGFLSNNAGGILGGISSGQPIVAHLALKPTSSITTPGRSIDVEGNPVEVVTKGRHDPCVGIRATPIAEAMMAIALMDHLLRHRAQNAEVKVSTPVLGQL; encoded by the coding sequence ATGTCCGGCAATACCTACGGCAAGCTGTTCACTGTCACCACCGCTGGCGAAAGCCATGGCCCGGCGTTGGTCGCCATTGTCGATGGATGCCCGCCGGGCCTGGAGATCTCCCTGGCCGATCTGCAGCATGACCTCGACCGGCGCAAGCCCGGCACCAGCCGGCACACTACCCAGCGCCAGGAGCCGGACGAGGTCGAAATCCTCTCCGGCGTGTTCGAAGGCCGCACCACCGGCTGCTCGATTGGCCTGCTGATCCGCAACACTGATCAGAAGTCCAAGGACTACTCGGCGATCAAGGACCTGTTCCGCCCGGCTCACGCGGACTACACCTACCACCACAAGTACGGTGTGCGTGACTACCGCGGCGGCGGCCGCAGCTCGGCCCGCGAAACCGCCATGCGCGTGGCGGCGGGGGCCATCGCCAAGAAGTACCTGGCCACCCAGGGCATCACCGTGCGTGGCTACATGAGCCAGCTCGGCCCGATCGAGATCCCGTTCAAGACCTGGGCGTCGGTAGAGCAGAACGCCTTCTTCAGCCCGGACCCGGACAAGGTGCCGGAGCTTGAGGCCTACATGGACCAGCTGCGCCGTGACCAGGACTCGGTCGGGGCGAAGATCACCGTGGTGGCCGAAGGCGTGATGCCTGGCCTGGGCGAGCCTATCTTCGACCGCCTCGATGCGGAACTGGCCCATGCGCTGATGAGCATCAACGCGGTCAAGGGCGTGGAAATCGGCGCCGGTTTTGCCAGCGTTGCCCAGCGCGGTACCGAGCACCGTGACGAACTGACCCCGGAAGGGTTCCTCAGCAATAACGCTGGCGGCATTCTCGGCGGTATTTCCTCTGGTCAGCCGATCGTTGCCCACCTGGCGCTGAAACCGACCTCCAGCATCACCACGCCGGGCCGCTCCATCGACGTGGAGGGCAACCCGGTTGAAGTGGTCACCAAGGGGCGTCATGACCCTTGCGTCGGCATCCGTGCCACGCCGATCGCCGAGGCGATGATGGCCATCGCCCTGATGGACCACCTGCTGCGTCACCGTGCACAGAATGCCGAGGTGAAGGTCAGTACTCCGGTGCTGGGCCAGCTCTGA
- a CDS encoding oxidase, which translates to MSILSVFHPSSPGLPNKLLTHHDDIAATLAEQGVRFVHRPLELRVRPGSAADEVMAACRGYLDQLMTGHGSAAFAVLNREGVDPAQVDVRDEHVHDAEEVFAVVSGRAQVGLRLGQFVYSVLCEKGDQLVVPAGTRRWVELGETPFCLALRLFGSEQGMQARFTGDETARAFLGIDEL; encoded by the coding sequence ATGAGTATCCTCAGCGTTTTTCACCCGTCCAGCCCAGGCCTGCCGAACAAGCTGCTGACCCACCACGACGATATCGCCGCGACCCTAGCTGAACAGGGCGTGCGTTTTGTCCATCGTCCGCTGGAGCTGCGGGTTCGCCCTGGCAGCGCAGCGGACGAGGTCATGGCAGCGTGCCGGGGGTACCTCGATCAGTTGATGACTGGCCATGGCAGCGCAGCTTTCGCAGTACTCAACCGTGAGGGTGTGGACCCGGCGCAGGTCGATGTACGTGACGAGCATGTGCATGACGCCGAAGAGGTGTTTGCTGTCGTCAGCGGCCGGGCACAGGTTGGCCTGCGTTTGGGCCAATTCGTGTATTCGGTGCTGTGCGAGAAGGGCGACCAGCTGGTCGTGCCGGCCGGGACGCGGCGCTGGGTGGAGTTGGGGGAGACGCCGTTCTGCCTGGCCTTGCGCTTGTTCGGGAGTGAGCAGGGGATGCAGGCGCGGTTTACCGGGGATGAGACTGCACGGGCGTTTCTGGGCATCGACGAGCTGTAA